The genomic DNA GCCGACCGTCACCAGCAGCGGCACCGCCACCCCCGGTCGCGCGATGCGGTCGAAGACCGTGCCCACGCCCGGCAGGACGAGGGCCGGATGCCACACGCTCGCGTCGGCCGCGACGCGATACGGAACCGGATCGGCGACCCCGTTCGCATCGCCCTGCATCGTGATCTCGTAGCCGTCGTCGACGGGGGCGACCTCGAGCACGCGGTGCGTCACGAGCGTGCCCGTCTGCGGATTCGGCAGGGTCGCGATGCTGCCCGGCTCGACGTCGTCGGCCGCCTCGGGCACGGCGATCAGCAGATCGCCGACGCGGATGCCCGGCTCCATCGAACCCGACACCACGATGAGCGGTTGCACGAGACCCGCGCTCGTGGCGATCCACAGGGCGCCCGCGAGCACGCCGACGGCGGCGAGCACCCAACTCAGGATGCCGCCGATGCGGCGCAGGACGGTCACGCGCGTCACCGCTTCGGGTCGGTGCGGGGCGTGCTCACGGGGTGGTGGTGGACTCGCCGGTCACGGTGAACGAGATGTGCGCCTCGTCTTCGAAGGCGTCGTCGTCCCATTCGGCGGGCGTCGTGACCGTCAGCGTGCCGCCGACGTAGCCGCCTGCGGCGATGGTGGTTGCGTCGAGCGTCACTTCCAGGTCGTCCGCAGACAGGTAGTTCCCCTCGACGAGCGTGCCCTCGACCGTGATCGTCTCGGGGCCGGTCAGCGTTCCGGCGAGCGACCCGTCGTTGTAGAGGCAGAACGGCACCTCATACACCTCGCCCGGCGCGAGCGCGCCGAGCTCGCCCTCGGTGGTGATGTCGATCGCGACGTCGGGGGTCGACAGACCCTCGTCGCCGTAGGTGAGGCTGTCGTCGCAGGGGCCACCGCTGGGGTTCGCCGCGCCCTGCAGGTCGAAGCTCGACGCGGTCGCGTCGGCGCTGAAGAGGACGTCGTCGGTCCAGGCGGCCGTGGTGAGGGCGGCGCCGATGCCGGCGACGGCGATGCCGGCGAGCGCGATCTTCAGGACGCGGGTGCGCCGCGACGTCTGGTTCTGCGTGTTCATTTCTCGTTCCCCCTTGTTATGGCCGGATGGCTCCGGTTCGTGGTGGTCGGGTGCGTATCGGCTCGAGTCAGTTCGGATTCCCGACGACGGTGAGCGCGACGTCAGCTTGGTCGCTGATGAAGGTGTCGAACTCGTTGTACGGCGTTACGGTGACGTTGTAGTTGGCGCCGGTCTGTCCCGAGGCTGTGCCGTACCAGTTCACGATGGGCAGCCATGCGTCGTACTGCTCTTGGGTGATATTCGTGAGATCGAGCTCTCGGTCGAGCAGGTCTCTCCAGTTGAACGTCGCGGTGTACCCGATGAAGTACCAGGTGCGCCCCGTGATCCTCAGCGACACCTCTGGGCGATTGTCGGCCGTCACCTTGAGCGTGGTCTCGGTGATCTCGTACGTGTCGGTGCCGGGTGGCTGCCAGGCGGGCGTACCCGTGTTCGCGCACAGGCGCACCGTGTACTGCGAGGTCTTCGACGCCCAGTGGGCTGATGCGTTGCCCGCCCGCAGGTACACGAGCCCGTTCTCCGCGAAGTTCTGGTCCTTTTCAAGAAGGAAGGGCGGGCTGAACCAGATCGTGAGCATGCCGTCGGTGAACGGCGCAGTCCAGTCCCAGGGAGGCTCGCTCAGATGCAGCACGAGTTCCCATGGCGAAGGCTCGTCCGTCGTGGTCGTCACCCCGAGAGCAACGCAGAAGTTCTTCGGTCCAGGTCCTTGCGCACCCTCGGTAGTCGTCCACACCCACTCGGTCGGGTCTTCGCTCGCGAGCTCGGTGTCCGCGCCCGCCGTGATCGGCAGGTCGTCGTCGATCGGCGGCGGCGGGTTCTCGGCGGAGAAGACGGGGACATGCGTGCGCCCGCGGTCCTCCCAGGCCGCGATCGTCGGCAGCGCGAGTGTGGCCGCGGCGACGACGGCGAACGCACCGAGCGTGCCGATCGTCGCACGAACCGTGCGGCGCACCGAGTCGTTCCGCTGTCGGCTCACGGCGCGCTCGCCCGACAGAAGATGCGGATGTGGATCTCCTCGCTGGCGTCCCAAGACCAGTTGCCCGTGGCATCCATCTCGGTCGTCGTGAACTGGATGTGCCCGACCACCTGGTCGTCGTCGTCATTGCACGAGTTCCGGGGGATCACCGTGCCGATGCTGATCGTGTCGACGTTGACGCTGTCCTGCTCTACGAGCACGTCCGCGGTGACGAGCTCGGCGTCGACGATGGTCGCATCGACATCGCCGGCGTTGCAGAGGTAGATCGGGACGGCGTAGTTCGAGTCGGGCTGCACGCCCTCGACGGGCGCCGTCACCAGCTCCTCGCCGAAGGTGTCGGTGTCGGGGTTGCCGGGCAGTCCGATGTCGACCCAATCGCCGAGCACCAAGTCCCCCGTCCCGTCGTCGCTCGGCACGAGGGTCCGGGCCCGGATGTCGAACCCGGCGTCGGAGGCGACCGCGGTCGCGCCGAACGAGACCTGGTCGTTCCATGCCGCGGTGGTGGCGACGGCGCCGCCCACGGCGACCACGGTCGCGGCGACGGCGAGCCCTGCGACGAGCGCGCGACGCCGGGGGGAGGGTGTGCCCCCCGCGTCCGGCGCCGTCGCTCTCACGCGCATCCCCCCAGATAGCTCGTACGAGAAGTGTCGCAGGCGGTGAAGCCCGCTGCCAAGGGGGTTCGTACGGCTTCGATCGAGTTCCACCGGGGCCACGGCTACCGTGGAGAGGTGACCAGCTCCGCAGCATCCGACCGCCCGTCTCCCGCCGACCTGCTCGACCTGACGCGCGATATCGCCGTACGGGCCGCCGGCTTCGCGCTCGAGTCCCGTCGAGGCGGGGTGAGCGTCGAGGCGACGAAGTCGACCCCGACCGACATCGTGACCGCCGTCGATCGGGCGACCGAGGCGATGATCCGCACGCTCATCCTCGAGGCGCGGCCCGACGACGGCGTGCTCGGCGAAGAGGACGCGACCCGTGAGGGCACGACCGGTCTGAACTGGGTCGTCGATCCGATCGACGGCACGGTGAACTTCCTCTACGGAATCCCGGCGTGGGCGATCAGCATCGCGGTCGTCGAGGGCGCGCCCGATCCCGGTGTGTGGACGGCGCTGGCCGGCATCGTGGTCAACCCCGTCACCGGGGAGGCGTTCGAAGCGAGCCTCGGCGGCGGTGCGCGCCTCGCGGGCGAACCGCTCGCGGTGAACACGGGGGTGCCGCTCGACCAGGCGCTCGTCGGCACGGGATTCGGCTACGCGGCGGAGCGCCGTCGCGAGCAGGCGCGGGTCGTGTCGGGTCTGCTGCCGCAGGTTCGGGACATCCGCCGGATCGGCTCGGCCGCACTCGACCTCTGCGCGCTCGCCGCCGGCCGGCTCGACGCGTTCTACGAGCGCGGACTCAACCCGTGGGATCATGCGGCGGGTGCGCTCATCGCGCGCGAGGCGGGCGCGACCGTCGGCGGGCTCGACGGCGCACGCGAGAGCGCGGAACTGCTCGTCGCGGCCGCCCCGGGCCTCTTCGACGAGCTCACTGCTGCGTTGGTCGAGATCGGCTGAGTCGGGCGCGAAGCGCACCGACCGGCGGATGCTTCGGGCGGATGCTCCGGCGGATGCTTCAGGCGGATGCTTCGGGCGGATGCCGAAGCGAGTTCTCCGCATGGCGTGGGGGAGGCCTTCGGGGTACGCTTTACCGATCCGTTATCTCGGCGCAGTGTCGGGATGCTCACCTCCCAGCTCCGACCGCCCCCTACGCCGAAGGTTCCACCTCGTGCCCGAGTCCCCCCTCGTGCCTGAGCACCGCATGCACGGCTTCACGCCCCCCGGTGCGGATGCGAACGCCGCACCCTCAGGGCCGGGTCGACCGTTGACGCGTCGAGAACTGCGTGAGCGCGAGGCGGCCCGGGCCGGCGCCGCGGCGATGGTCGCCGCCGGGGTGCTGCCGCCGTCACCTGGAGAAACCGGGGTGGGAGGCCCGACCTGGTCGCCCGAGCCGGTCGCGCCGTCGGCGCCCGTCGTACGGCCGGTGTCACGACGCGAAGCACGGCTCGCGGCCGAGCGCGCCAACGGCCAGGCATCGGGTGCCGCGGCTGCGCTGCCGGTGTCGCAGCCGTCGTCGAACGCGCCGCAGGCGTCTGCGCCTCACGCCTCGGCACCGCAGATGTCGGCACCGCAGATGTCGGCGCCGCACGGCTCGTTCGCCGCCCCGCCCGCGATGCCGTCGCACGGGTCGGCCGGCGTGCAGCCGCAGGCCGCACCCCAGCCGGCTCCGCAGCAACCGGTCGTCCAGCCGTCGGCGCCGCAGGCGCAACCGCCGCAGTACGCGTCGGCGGGGTCGCTCTCCGGCCCTGCCGCATCGCGCCCGCCGGTCTCGCCGCCGCCCGCCGTCTCGCGCCGAGCGGCGAACCCGTCGGCCGAACCCACGGCGCCCCAGCAGGCGGCGTCGTCCGGGGAACGGCCCTCCGCGCCGTTGCACGCACCCGTGCCGCGCGTAGCGCCTCAGCCGCCGGCTCGTTCCGGTCCTCCGGCCGGTGGCCCGTCTGCTGCGCCTGCGGCAGCTTCCGCCGCCCCGTCTGCTGCGCCTGCCGCCGCGCCTGCCGGCTCCTCGGCCGCCGGTTCCGCGCCCGCGGGTCGTCCTGCGGTCGGCCCCGCCGGTCCTTCGTCGCCGGGCGCTGCTTCCGGTCCCGCCGGTTCTTCGGCCCCGGCGGCCGCTTCCGCTCCCGCCGGACCTCAGGCGCCGGCTGCTGCCGGTCCCGCCGGTCGTTCGGCCCCGACCGCTGCTTCCGGTTCCGCCGGTCCTTCGGCCCCGGGCGCTGCGTCTGCCGATTCCCGGGCCTCGGCCGCCAGTTCCGCGCCCGCGGGTCGTCGGGCGGCCGCTTCCACTCCCGCGACTGCATCCGCTCCCGCTTCTGCGGCCGCTCCCGCGACTGCAGCCGCCCCCGCTCCCGCCGGTGCCGCCCTCCCCGCCGCACCCGAGGTGCGCCCCGCCCTCACGTTCGACGCGTTGTTCGGGCTCGACGGCGGCCCCGGAGCATCCGCACCGTCGATCGAGCGTCGCGTGCGGCGACGCGACAGTGAAGCATCCGATGCCGTGCGCGAGGTCGACCTGGCGATCTCGGCGGCGGCGATCACCGAATCCCCCGCGGTGTCGGGACTCGACGCCCTGTTCGGCGAGGTCGCGCGCCCCGAGCACGGGCGGGCCGAATCGGGTCGTCCCGATGCTGCGACGCGGCCCAGGCGGGTCGAGGCATCCGAACCGTCCGAGCCGAACCGTTCCGAGCGAGCCCGTGCGGCCCGTGCGGCCGCACCCGCCCCGCGCCCCGCTGCTCCGGTCGGTCGCCGGCGGGCTCGCGCGGTGCGCGCGATCGCCTCGATGGGCCTGGCCGCGGGCCTCGCACTCGCCACCTCGGTGCCGGCGCTCTCGCTGCTCACCCCCGAAGACGTGCAGGCGCTCGCGCTGAGCGCCACGAGCACCAAGCAGGGTCGGCAGAGCCTCGCCCTCGACGGCGACGAACTCGCCACACCGACGATCGATCGCGACGGATACCAGCACCAGTCGATCGAGGAGTATGCGGCTGCGGCCGGCATCCGCCCCGAGGCGACGTTCACGAACAACCCGCTCGGCACCATCCAGTGGCCGTTCAAGGTCGGCGTGCACATCGGCGACCGGTTCGGCTACCGCGACTGCGCCGGCTGCTCGGAAGACCACCACGGGCAGGACTTCAACCCCGGTTACGGGGCCGAGATCCAGGCGATCGCCGACGGCGTGGTGTCG from Agromyces larvae includes the following:
- a CDS encoding signal peptidase I, translating into MTVLRRIGGILSWVLAAVGVLAGALWIATSAGLVQPLIVVSGSMEPGIRVGDLLIAVPEAADDVEPGSIATLPNPQTGTLVTHRVLEVAPVDDGYEITMQGDANGVADPVPYRVAADASVWHPALVLPGVGTVFDRIARPGVAVPLLVTVGALMLLAALPGGRARGRHAFGTDADTAEATEPATEPAPPGTPPEPAIMPKEEIRR
- a CDS encoding inositol monophosphatase family protein, whose amino-acid sequence is MTSSAASDRPSPADLLDLTRDIAVRAAGFALESRRGGVSVEATKSTPTDIVTAVDRATEAMIRTLILEARPDDGVLGEEDATREGTTGLNWVVDPIDGTVNFLYGIPAWAISIAVVEGAPDPGVWTALAGIVVNPVTGEAFEASLGGGARLAGEPLAVNTGVPLDQALVGTGFGYAAERRREQARVVSGLLPQVRDIRRIGSAALDLCALAAGRLDAFYERGLNPWDHAAGALIAREAGATVGGLDGARESAELLVAAAPGLFDELTAALVEIG
- a CDS encoding M23 family metallopeptidase; this encodes MRPALTFDALFGLDGGPGASAPSIERRVRRRDSEASDAVREVDLAISAAAITESPAVSGLDALFGEVARPEHGRAESGRPDAATRPRRVEASEPSEPNRSERARAARAAAPAPRPAAPVGRRRARAVRAIASMGLAAGLALATSVPALSLLTPEDVQALALSATSTKQGRQSLALDGDELATPTIDRDGYQHQSIEEYAAAAGIRPEATFTNNPLGTIQWPFKVGVHIGDRFGYRDCAGCSEDHHGQDFNPGYGAEIQAIADGVVSESTDSGGSLGVVTMIDHVIDGQVITSVYAHMQYGSRRFEIGDPVKVGDVVGNTGSTGMSTGPHLHFEIRIGGINGEWVDPLEWLYENTN